In Acidiphilium acidophilum, one genomic interval encodes:
- a CDS encoding ABC transporter permease, which translates to MMGGTLGHDIATAWRGLARRPFYAVASIVMLALAIGANATAFGITYGFLIRSLPYHAADQLFLVNEHAPATPYNADKLSPSAYRAIRRNSPAFADSGLFLAGGVEPATIAGHPTPVTFNRVTPSFLRTLGVRPVIGRLPRLAAGRRGGPDEAMISYKFWQKSYGGSPSVLDRRITFDGGSYRIVGVLPPDYAFTQGADVLTPLRFPQAGLAEQNPEAAMVVRLANGQSRTRIDNDLKQALPAVIARLSPFFRQPLRHAELDIVPLRPALERETNLGVLPFVLQGTALLLLLLAIANTANLALIRHRARVHEFALRRILGGSRALMLRRLLLEQLPILLVVFGLGCLLAWIGSRFILSYGPAIVVAPFRFGFGWDEVGFAAVLSVVAVTVTGIAPAIMTMRYQLHAALSGGAKATLGPATRRVQRLLGIIQIALAFALLAGSLTLGIGQFEFLNRPLGFTPTHRIIAQVIAPKTTVLVPALEATLTRLRSASYVRDATAAGFMTIPFSSSKAGLAIERDHADAKGGLVNVAIMAEHYVSTLGITVRSGRDIDDLDQASGARVVMIGSGVARRLFGKVDPTGHVVKIEPIGKFRIIGVAAPVVWRIAPWRQSLGTIYLPMAAFAVPGYPMDVAGIVVDVRGSIPAAAHDAKTLIQTMIPGSVVASIHAYSTTIDRRLGLRRMAASIVAIFAGLALILAALGVYAVNAFIARARLPELGMRAMLGASPSRLLRLAMTDAAWLLGLGLAGGAIGGYLLIRAMSPLLFHEAGIAPLVFAAAFAIIAVIVLTAAWRPAARAATTPVKTLLDAG; encoded by the coding sequence ATGATGGGCGGCACGCTCGGTCACGATATTGCCACCGCCTGGCGCGGTCTCGCGCGCCGCCCCTTCTATGCCGTGGCCAGCATCGTGATGCTGGCGCTGGCGATCGGGGCCAATGCAACGGCGTTCGGGATCACTTACGGGTTTCTGATCCGGTCCTTGCCTTATCATGCTGCCGACCAGCTTTTCCTGGTCAACGAACATGCGCCGGCCACACCATATAATGCCGATAAGCTCTCGCCCAGCGCCTATCGGGCGATCCGGCGAAACAGTCCGGCGTTCGCCGATTCGGGCCTGTTTCTCGCGGGCGGCGTCGAGCCCGCGACCATTGCCGGGCATCCGACGCCGGTGACGTTCAACCGGGTCACGCCGTCCTTTTTGCGCACGCTCGGGGTTCGGCCGGTCATCGGGCGGCTCCCGCGTCTTGCCGCCGGTCGGCGTGGCGGGCCGGACGAAGCGATGATTTCCTACAAATTCTGGCAGAAATCCTATGGTGGCAGCCCGTCCGTGCTCGACCGGCGGATCACGTTCGACGGAGGCAGCTACCGGATCGTCGGGGTTCTGCCGCCCGACTACGCCTTCACTCAAGGCGCTGATGTCCTGACCCCCCTTCGGTTCCCGCAAGCGGGGCTTGCTGAACAAAATCCAGAGGCGGCGATGGTCGTGCGGCTGGCGAACGGGCAGTCACGCACGCGGATCGACAACGACTTGAAGCAGGCGCTCCCTGCAGTGATCGCGCGATTGTCGCCTTTCTTCCGACAGCCATTGCGTCATGCGGAACTGGATATCGTGCCGCTGCGCCCCGCGCTTGAACGCGAGACGAATCTCGGTGTCCTGCCCTTTGTTCTGCAGGGTACAGCATTGCTCCTGCTGTTGCTCGCAATCGCCAATACCGCCAACCTCGCCCTGATCCGCCATCGGGCACGGGTGCACGAATTCGCGCTCCGCCGCATTCTCGGTGGTTCACGCGCCCTCATGTTGCGCCGGCTGTTGCTCGAACAATTGCCGATCCTGCTGGTCGTCTTCGGGCTTGGCTGCCTTCTGGCATGGATCGGCTCCCGGTTCATTCTCTCCTACGGGCCGGCAATCGTGGTGGCGCCGTTTCGGTTCGGATTCGGATGGGACGAGGTCGGGTTTGCGGCTGTGCTCAGCGTGGTCGCAGTAACCGTGACGGGCATTGCCCCCGCGATCATGACCATGCGATATCAGTTGCATGCCGCGCTCAGCGGCGGGGCGAAGGCGACCCTCGGCCCCGCGACGAGGCGCGTCCAGCGTCTACTCGGCATTATCCAGATCGCCCTGGCCTTCGCCTTGCTCGCGGGGAGTCTGACGCTCGGCATCGGCCAGTTCGAATTTTTGAACCGTCCGCTCGGGTTCACGCCGACCCATCGGATCATCGCTCAGGTGATCGCTCCGAAAACAACGGTGCTCGTACCGGCGCTGGAGGCGACGCTCACGCGCTTGCGCAGCGCGAGCTATGTACGCGACGCCACTGCGGCGGGGTTCATGACCATCCCTTTCAGTTCCAGTAAAGCCGGTCTCGCGATCGAGCGCGACCACGCCGATGCCAAGGGCGGTCTGGTCAACGTCGCGATCATGGCGGAACACTATGTATCGACGCTCGGCATCACGGTTCGAAGCGGCCGCGATATCGACGATTTGGATCAGGCGTCTGGTGCCAGAGTCGTCATGATCGGCAGCGGGGTCGCCCGTCGTCTGTTCGGCAAGGTCGACCCGACCGGACATGTCGTGAAGATCGAGCCGATCGGAAAATTCCGGATCATCGGGGTTGCCGCGCCGGTGGTATGGCGCATCGCTCCCTGGCGCCAGTCTCTTGGTACGATCTATCTGCCCATGGCGGCCTTCGCCGTTCCTGGCTACCCGATGGATGTCGCAGGTATCGTCGTCGACGTCCGCGGCTCGATTCCAGCCGCCGCGCACGATGCCAAAACCCTGATCCAGACCATGATTCCCGGCAGCGTGGTCGCGTCGATCCACGCTTACTCCACAACCATCGATCGTCGGTTGGGCCTGCGGCGCATGGCCGCATCGATCGTCGCCATCTTCGCCGGTCTCGCGCTGATCCTCGCGGCTCTCGGTGTCTATGCGGTCAATGCTTTCATCGCCCGTGCCCGTCTGCCCGAATTGGGCATGCGGGCGATGCTTGGAGCCAGCCCGTCACGCCTGCTGCGACTGGCGATGACCGACGCGGCCTGGCTTCTTGGCCTCGGCCTCGCCGGCGGGGCGATCGGCGGCTATCTGTTGATCCGCGCCATGTCGCCCCTGCTGTTTCACGAGGCTGGGATCGCACCGTTGGTATTCGCCGCGGCTTTTGCAATCATCGCCGTCATTGTCCTCACCGCAGCCTGGCGGCCAGCCGCCCGGGCGGCCACTACGCCGGTCAAGACATTGCTGGATGCAGGATAG
- a CDS encoding ABC transporter permease codes for MREILTNDAALVWRGLVRRPFFAVATVVMLALAIGANAMAFGIVHDVYVAPLPYHNPGRLVLLRHMRPRTGLTQPLISPDDYVRLAQSLKGIEDTGLYVQGGEATAMIGGVARGVSFAQVTPSWFRTLGLVPALGALPGLDSGRPGGPPEAMISYKFWQSAFGGAASVIGRTIDVGAGAKRIVGVLPRDYAFADHKDVLEVVPLPMARPIMQNVNEFGVARLAPGVTLADLDRQIDEVKRFVLAYQQPNTAASAGVDILDARFLRPVLIGSDNLAVLPLVLQGMALLLLVLAIANAANLALVRQRGRINEYRLRRVIGASRGAVMRLLLLEQVPIGIAVAALALAIAFAAERGGIAPLGTALGVTPFHFGFGWPAVLTVFALTLMSVLMVTAIPLAQVSRRAPGQGIGQGGKSTMDRGARGAQRLMGIVQVMLALSLLIAGFALGGSLYAALSRPLGFQSAHRLIASVLLPQVAANTGSLAAIEASVGKEPGIVAVGGFGFAAYPFSQSHYYSLMSRNQPLARRFHANMVTPDRGYFRAMGISLRAGRRITKTEYRSGARVMIVGAGLARRVFGTDRVMGKTLNLYGLGKYRIVGVAQPVVWRVAPWHQTPGTMYFPVASVKFPGATLQEVHLVVHYRGSVIAAKRHVTAAVASAVPGAVVSRVLPYRRLMFIETAFRTLAAWMALSFALIALVVAGLGVYAVNAFIARARLPEFGMRAMLGASPARLLRLALRDAAWLLAFGLGGGALGGYLLIRAMSPLLFEIERIEPLVFILAMIVVSLIVLGAAWKPASLAANTPVKSMLDAS; via the coding sequence ATGAGAGAAATCCTCACCAACGACGCTGCCCTGGTGTGGCGCGGCCTGGTGCGCCGGCCGTTCTTTGCCGTGGCAACGGTGGTGATGCTGGCGCTGGCGATCGGGGCAAATGCCATGGCGTTCGGTATTGTCCATGATGTCTATGTCGCCCCCCTGCCGTATCACAATCCCGGTCGGCTCGTATTGCTGCGCCATATGCGACCGCGGACCGGGCTGACCCAGCCCCTGATCTCGCCGGATGATTATGTCAGGCTTGCGCAATCCTTGAAGGGCATCGAGGATACGGGGCTCTATGTGCAGGGCGGTGAAGCGACGGCGATGATCGGCGGCGTGGCACGCGGCGTCTCCTTCGCGCAGGTCACGCCATCGTGGTTTCGCACGTTGGGATTGGTGCCGGCTCTGGGAGCGCTGCCGGGTCTCGATTCAGGGCGGCCGGGCGGACCACCGGAGGCGATGATATCCTATAAGTTCTGGCAGTCGGCGTTTGGTGGCGCAGCCTCGGTGATCGGCCGCACGATCGATGTGGGCGCGGGCGCGAAGCGGATCGTCGGTGTGCTGCCGCGCGATTATGCGTTTGCCGATCACAAGGATGTCCTCGAAGTCGTGCCGCTGCCCATGGCCAGGCCGATCATGCAGAATGTCAACGAGTTCGGCGTCGCCCGACTGGCGCCGGGGGTCACGTTGGCCGATCTCGACCGCCAGATCGACGAGGTCAAACGCTTCGTGCTGGCATACCAGCAGCCGAATACCGCCGCCTCCGCCGGCGTGGATATCCTCGACGCCCGATTTCTGCGGCCCGTGTTGATCGGGAGTGATAATCTCGCTGTTCTGCCCCTCGTGCTGCAAGGCATGGCCCTGCTGCTGCTGGTTCTGGCGATTGCCAACGCTGCCAACCTCGCTTTGGTCCGCCAGCGCGGCCGCATCAACGAATACCGCTTGCGCCGCGTCATCGGCGCCTCGCGCGGCGCGGTGATGCGCCTGCTGCTGCTCGAACAGGTGCCGATCGGCATCGCCGTCGCAGCCTTGGCGCTCGCGATTGCGTTCGCCGCCGAGCGCGGCGGGATCGCCCCATTGGGTACAGCGCTCGGGGTGACGCCGTTTCACTTCGGTTTTGGTTGGCCCGCGGTGCTGACCGTATTCGCGCTTACCTTGATGTCGGTCCTGATGGTTACCGCGATCCCGCTTGCGCAGGTGTCGCGCCGGGCACCGGGGCAAGGGATCGGCCAGGGTGGCAAGTCCACGATGGATCGTGGCGCCAGAGGGGCGCAGCGGCTGATGGGCATCGTGCAGGTGATGCTCGCGCTGTCATTGCTGATCGCCGGTTTCGCACTTGGTGGCAGCCTTTATGCGGCACTGAGCCGGCCGCTCGGATTTCAATCCGCGCACCGGCTGATCGCCTCGGTGCTGTTGCCGCAAGTCGCGGCCAACACCGGCTCCCTGGCAGCGATCGAAGCGAGCGTGGGCAAGGAGCCCGGTATTGTCGCCGTCGGTGGCTTCGGATTTGCAGCCTACCCGTTTTCGCAAAGCCATTACTATTCACTGATGAGCCGCAATCAGCCCCTCGCACGGCGATTCCATGCGAATATGGTGACGCCGGATCGGGGATATTTTCGCGCCATGGGCATATCGTTGCGGGCAGGAAGGCGGATCACCAAAACCGAGTATCGCAGCGGGGCCCGGGTCATGATCGTCGGAGCGGGTCTGGCCCGACGCGTCTTCGGGACCGACCGCGTAATGGGCAAAACCCTCAATTTGTACGGGCTCGGCAAATATCGCATCGTGGGCGTCGCCCAACCGGTGGTCTGGCGGGTAGCCCCCTGGCACCAGACACCGGGGACGATGTATTTCCCGGTGGCATCGGTGAAATTTCCCGGCGCCACCCTGCAGGAAGTCCATCTGGTGGTGCATTATCGGGGCAGTGTGATTGCAGCAAAACGTCATGTGACTGCCGCAGTCGCGTCGGCGGTGCCGGGGGCGGTGGTAAGCCGGGTGCTGCCCTACCGGCGGCTGATGTTCATCGAGACCGCGTTTCGCACCCTGGCGGCGTGGATGGCGCTGAGTTTCGCACTCATCGCCCTGGTCGTGGCGGGGCTTGGCGTCTATGCGGTAAACGCCTTCATCGCCCGGGCCCGGTTGCCGGAATTCGGCATGCGGGCGATGCTGGGGGCAAGCCCGGCGCGGCTGCTGCGCCTCGCCTTGCGCGATGCGGCCTGGCTACTCGCGTTCGGTCTGGGGGGCGGTGCATTGGGTGGCTACCTGTTGATCCGGGCGATGTCGCCCTTGCTGTTCGAAATCGAGCGGATCGAACCCCTGGTGTTCATCCTCGCGATGATCGTGGTCAGCCTGATCGTGCTGGGCGCGGCATGGAAGCCGGCCTCGCTTGCCGCAAACACGCCGGTCAAATCCATGCTGGACGCCTCGTGA
- a CDS encoding sigma-54-dependent transcriptional regulator, which yields MADPIGTILIADDQADIREALALVLRAEGFATKGAASPAEAALLLDAGGIDALLLDLNFSSDTTSGEEGMRLLASVKTVHPDLPVVVLTGWGSVDLAVRALRAGAADFLEKPWENVRLITVLRSQLALLRARSTAASLTRPAAQGEIIGTCAAMRAMLSLVAKIAQADVPVLITGESGTGKGLVARHIAALSRRRDKPFVTLDLGSVPESLIESELFGHARGAFTDAKSDRIGRFEIASGGVLFLDEIGNASLATQARLLSVLEDGMITRVGETATRRVDVRVIAATNADLNRLIEAGRFRRDLLFRLNTVEIALPPLRMRGDDIVLLAADCLTRSAARHNRDVTAFAPDALAALAAHHWPGNVRELAHVIERAVLLADDGTITRAHLSLDPQPEAPFERMTLDQAERYLVQRAMAEAGGDVEAAARRLGLSRSAFYRRLSQIRT from the coding sequence ATGGCTGATCCCATCGGCACAATCCTGATCGCCGATGATCAGGCCGATATCCGCGAAGCCCTCGCCCTGGTGCTCCGCGCCGAAGGCTTCGCCACCAAAGGCGCCGCATCCCCCGCCGAGGCCGCCCTGCTGCTCGATGCCGGCGGGATCGACGCCCTCCTGCTCGACCTCAACTTCAGCTCTGACACGACATCCGGCGAGGAGGGTATGCGCCTGCTCGCCTCGGTCAAAACCGTTCACCCCGACCTGCCGGTGGTGGTCCTGACCGGCTGGGGGTCGGTCGATCTCGCCGTGCGCGCGCTCCGCGCCGGGGCAGCCGATTTCCTCGAAAAGCCGTGGGAAAACGTCCGTCTGATCACCGTGCTCCGCAGCCAGCTCGCCTTGCTCCGCGCGCGCAGCACGGCAGCCAGCCTCACCCGCCCGGCGGCGCAGGGCGAGATTATCGGCACCTGTGCGGCGATGCGTGCCATGTTGAGCCTGGTCGCGAAGATCGCGCAGGCGGATGTTCCGGTGCTGATCACGGGCGAGAGCGGCACCGGCAAAGGGCTGGTCGCCCGCCACATCGCCGCATTGTCGCGGCGCCGCGACAAGCCGTTCGTCACGCTCGATCTCGGCTCGGTTCCTGAAAGCCTGATCGAATCCGAATTGTTCGGCCACGCGCGCGGGGCCTTCACGGATGCGAAGTCGGACCGGATCGGCCGGTTCGAAATCGCGAGCGGCGGTGTGCTGTTCCTCGACGAGATCGGCAATGCCAGCCTTGCCACTCAGGCCCGCCTGCTCTCGGTTCTGGAAGACGGCATGATCACCCGCGTCGGCGAAACCGCGACCCGTCGGGTCGATGTTCGCGTGATCGCCGCAACCAACGCCGATCTGAACCGGCTGATCGAGGCCGGACGGTTCCGGCGCGATCTGCTGTTCCGCCTCAATACCGTCGAAATTGCGCTCCCACCTTTGCGCATGCGCGGCGATGACATCGTTCTCCTCGCCGCCGACTGCCTCACGCGATCCGCCGCCCGCCATAACCGCGACGTAACCGCTTTCGCACCGGATGCCCTGGCTGCGCTCGCTGCCCATCATTGGCCGGGCAATGTTCGGGAACTGGCGCATGTAATCGAGCGGGCCGTACTGCTCGCCGACGACGGAACCATCACCCGCGCCCATCTCAGCCTCGATCCGCAACCGGAGGCACCGTTCGAACGCATGACCCTGGATCAGGCCGAGCGCTACCTCGTCCAGCGCGCGATGGCGGAGGCGGGCGGCGATGTCGAGGCCGCGGCAAGACGGCTCGGCCTGTCGCGAAGCGCCTTCTATCGCCGGCTGTCCCAGATCCGCACATGA